In Chloracidobacterium sp., one genomic interval encodes:
- a CDS encoding Gfo/Idh/MocA family oxidoreductase, with protein MPENDKLRLAAIGTGSLGRHHARNYAELAAENEIEFIGICDTAPATARVISEKYGCVSFADPRQLFDKVDAVSIATPTETHCDIACSFLERGIHVLVEKPMAITTDEADKMTAAAATGSAKLMIGHLERYNPAMVALKPHITTPLYFEIHRVSPFPDRSLDVDVVLDVMIHDLDAVQWMVGEDVGVSAISAVGIPVISDKVDAANARIEFANGAVANITSSRVGHEKVRKTRFFQKGSYVVLDYAAKYAAITTLDSDDPHSFAGISIQKLDIADTEPLRAEINDFLACIRNDTAPPISGADGRRALALATGILDRIEAHRQFLDV; from the coding sequence ATGCCCGAAAATGACAAACTTCGACTCGCCGCGATCGGCACCGGCAGCCTCGGACGCCATCATGCGCGAAATTACGCCGAGCTTGCCGCTGAGAACGAGATCGAATTTATCGGCATCTGCGATACTGCCCCCGCAACTGCGCGTGTGATAAGCGAAAAGTACGGCTGCGTGTCTTTTGCTGACCCGAGGCAACTCTTTGACAAAGTTGATGCCGTTTCGATCGCCACACCGACCGAGACACATTGCGATATAGCCTGCTCATTTCTCGAACGCGGTATTCATGTACTTGTCGAAAAGCCGATGGCGATAACGACAGATGAAGCCGATAAAATGACGGCAGCGGCCGCGACAGGTTCGGCAAAGCTGATGATCGGGCATCTTGAGCGGTACAACCCGGCAATGGTCGCCCTTAAGCCTCACATAACGACACCGCTTTACTTCGAGATCCATCGTGTTTCGCCGTTCCCGGATCGGTCGCTTGATGTCGATGTGGTGCTGGACGTCATGATCCACGACCTTGACGCCGTTCAGTGGATGGTCGGCGAGGATGTCGGCGTCAGCGCCATAAGCGCGGTCGGGATTCCCGTGATCTCGGATAAGGTGGACGCCGCCAACGCACGGATCGAGTTTGCTAACGGAGCGGTTGCGAACATCACATCATCGCGGGTAGGGCATGAGAAGGTTCGTAAGACGCGGTTCTTTCAAAAGGGTTCGTATGTAGTGCTCGATTACGCCGCGAAATACGCGGCGATAACCACACTTGATTCGGACGATCCGCATTCATTTGCAGGCATCTCTATACAGAAACTCGATATCGCCGATACTGAGCCGCTCCGCGCCGAGATCAATGATTTCCTCGCTTGTATCCGCAATGACACAGCACCGCCGATCTCGGGAGCCGACGGCCGCCGCGCGCTCGCATTGGCGACGGGCATTCTTGATCGCATCGAGGCTCATCGGCAGTTCCTCGATGTCTAG